In Nitrospirota bacterium, one DNA window encodes the following:
- the moeB gene encoding molybdopterin-synthase adenylyltransferase MoeB, whose translation MMEFTEDQILRYSRHILLPEVGGDGQERILNAKVVLVGAGGLGSPVGYYLAAAGVGTIGVIDNDRVEISNLQRQIAHNTGRIGVLKADSAKETYETLNHDVNVVTHKERLTSANIKNIIKDYDIVVDGSDNFPTRYLVNDACVMLKKTLVSAAVFRFEGQVMTIVPGEGPCYRCLFEVPPPPGMVPSCQEAGILGVVTGVIGTIQATEVIKAILGIGHALKGRLLLWNALDMHFRTVKVPRNRECPVCGEHPTITELIDYEQFCSMHH comes from the coding sequence ATCATGGAATTTACGGAAGACCAGATACTGAGGTACAGCAGGCATATCCTGCTTCCCGAAGTGGGGGGCGACGGCCAGGAACGGATATTGAACGCCAAGGTCGTGCTTGTCGGCGCAGGAGGACTCGGCTCCCCGGTCGGATACTATCTTGCCGCTGCCGGCGTGGGCACCATCGGCGTGATCGACAACGATCGTGTCGAAATATCGAATCTCCAGCGCCAGATCGCTCATAATACGGGCAGGATCGGCGTGCTGAAGGCCGATTCGGCCAAGGAGACCTACGAGACGCTGAACCACGACGTTAACGTCGTGACCCACAAGGAGCGGCTCACGTCTGCGAACATCAAGAACATCATTAAGGACTACGACATCGTTGTGGATGGGAGCGATAACTTCCCGACGCGGTATCTCGTGAACGATGCCTGCGTCATGCTCAAGAAAACGCTGGTGAGCGCGGCCGTCTTCCGGTTCGAGGGGCAGGTGATGACCATCGTGCCGGGGGAAGGCCCCTGCTACCGCTGCCTCTTCGAGGTCCCGCCGCCGCCGGGCATGGTCCCGTCGTGCCAGGAAGCCGGCATCCTCGGTGTCGTGACCGGTGTGATCGGCACGATCCAGGCGACCGAGGTCATCAAGGCTATCCTGGGAATAGGTCACGCGCTCAAGGGCAGACTCCTGCTGTGGAACGCTCTGGACATGCACTTCCGCACTGTCAAGGTCCCGCGAAACCGGGAATGCCCTGTTTGCGGAGAGCATCCGACGATAACCGAACTGATCGATTACGAGCAGTTCTGCTCCATGCACCATTGA
- the argF gene encoding ornithine carbamoyltransferase, with protein MKKDLLAVSDLTPREIENILKRSAALKKMQKQGKSHQPLKGKSLGMIFEKSSTRTRVSFEVGMYQLGGQALFLSPNDLQIGRGEPLSDTARTLSRYLDGIMIRTFAQSTVEELATNASIPVINGLSDLHHPCQALADLFTINEKLGKLKGLRLCYVGDGNNMAHSLIEACVETGMHVSLACPPGYEPDAGIMREARQIAAGTGSELKLSSDPAKAAKDADIVYTDVWASMGQESEHAKRVDAFRGFQVNAALMAAASPRAIVMHCLPAHRGEEIAAELIDGPRSAVFDQAENRLHTQKAILEFLMG; from the coding sequence ATGAAAAAAGACCTGCTCGCAGTCTCAGACCTGACTCCCCGGGAGATCGAAAATATCCTGAAACGTTCCGCTGCCCTGAAGAAGATGCAAAAACAGGGAAAGAGTCACCAGCCGTTGAAGGGCAAATCGCTCGGTATGATCTTCGAGAAGTCCTCCACCCGCACGCGCGTGTCATTTGAAGTCGGCATGTATCAGCTGGGAGGACAGGCCCTGTTCCTCTCGCCGAACGACCTTCAGATCGGGCGGGGGGAACCCCTCTCCGATACGGCGAGAACCCTTTCCCGGTACCTTGACGGGATCATGATCCGTACATTCGCCCAGTCCACCGTGGAGGAGCTCGCAACGAACGCTTCGATCCCGGTCATCAATGGGCTCTCGGACCTCCATCACCCCTGCCAGGCCCTTGCCGACCTCTTCACGATCAACGAGAAGCTCGGAAAGCTTAAGGGGCTCCGGCTCTGCTATGTCGGGGACGGCAACAACATGGCTCATTCCCTGATAGAGGCATGCGTGGAGACGGGAATGCACGTTTCTCTCGCCTGTCCTCCCGGCTACGAACCTGATGCGGGGATCATGCGCGAGGCCCGGCAGATCGCCGCCGGGACCGGTTCCGAACTGAAGCTCTCAAGCGACCCTGCGAAGGCGGCAAAGGACGCGGACATCGTCTATACCGACGTCTGGGCGAGTATGGGACAGGAGAGTGAACACGCCAAGCGTGTCGACGCATTCCGCGGCTTTCAGGTGAATGCCGCGCTCATGGCCGCCGCCTCGCCGCGTGCGATCGTCATGCATTGCCTTCCCGCGCATCGCGGTGAAGAGATTGCAGCCGAGCTGATTGACGGCCCCCGCTCGGCCGTATTCGACCAGGCAGAGAACCGGCTCCACACGCAGAAGGCCATCCTTGAATTCCTGATGGGATGA
- a CDS encoding cofactor-independent phosphoglycerate mutase yields MKYIILLGDGMADRPHAMLGGKTCLEAAKTPNLDQLATAGQVGMVHTVPEGFPPGSDVANLTVMGYDPRKYYTGRSPLEAASIGVELAPDDVAFRCNLVTLRITGGMTAGGGRRAVMEDFSAGHISSQEARVLIEEIDGRLGTDRIRFYPGVSYRHLMVWKGGNDGTECTPPHDIQDKEIQDYLARGEGKETINGLMEASVDLLTSHPVNRKRLENGKRAANSIWLWGQGRRPSMPTFREKYGLEGAMISAVDLTKGIGIYAGFEVIDVPGATGWIDTNYVGKAEHALWALKARDIVYVHVEAPDEAGHTGDLKNKMKAIEDFDEFIVGNIMHGMKQFDEYRILVLPDHPTPLELRTHSSEPVPFVLFDNRQERTGDPVHYDERIALRKDALVFKEGYQLMDYFLKK; encoded by the coding sequence ATGAAATATATTATTCTGCTTGGCGATGGAATGGCCGACCGGCCGCACGCGATGCTGGGGGGGAAAACCTGTCTGGAGGCGGCGAAGACGCCCAATCTCGATCAGCTTGCGACGGCGGGCCAGGTGGGGATGGTCCACACGGTGCCTGAAGGATTCCCCCCGGGGAGCGATGTGGCAAACCTAACCGTCATGGGCTATGATCCCCGGAAGTACTATACCGGCCGTTCACCCCTGGAAGCGGCAAGCATCGGGGTTGAGTTGGCTCCCGATGATGTCGCCTTCCGCTGCAATCTGGTTACGCTCCGCATCACCGGCGGCATGACCGCCGGCGGCGGGCGCCGCGCCGTCATGGAGGATTTCAGCGCGGGCCACATCAGCAGCCAGGAGGCGCGCGTTCTGATCGAGGAGATCGACGGCAGGCTGGGCACGGACCGCATCCGTTTTTACCCGGGAGTGAGTTATCGTCATCTCATGGTCTGGAAGGGAGGCAATGACGGGACCGAGTGCACGCCTCCCCACGACATCCAGGACAAGGAAATTCAGGACTATCTGGCCCGCGGTGAGGGCAAGGAGACGATCAACGGGCTCATGGAGGCATCCGTGGACCTGCTCACGTCCCATCCCGTGAACAGGAAAAGGCTGGAGAACGGCAAACGTGCTGCGAACAGCATCTGGCTCTGGGGCCAGGGGCGAAGGCCGAGCATGCCGACCTTCCGGGAGAAGTATGGACTGGAAGGGGCGATGATCTCGGCGGTCGACCTTACCAAAGGGATCGGCATTTACGCGGGTTTTGAAGTGATCGATGTCCCCGGCGCAACGGGCTGGATCGATACGAACTATGTCGGCAAAGCAGAGCACGCGCTCTGGGCGCTCAAGGCCAGGGATATCGTCTACGTCCACGTCGAGGCTCCCGATGAAGCGGGGCACACGGGCGACCTCAAGAACAAGATGAAGGCAATCGAGGACTTCGATGAATTCATCGTAGGAAACATCATGCACGGCATGAAGCAGTTTGACGAGTACCGGATCCTGGTTCTTCCGGACCATCCGACTCCGCTCGAGCTCAGGACCCATTCAAGCGAGCCGGTCCCCTTCGTTCTGTTCGACAACAGGCAGGAGCGAACCGGGGATCCGGTACACTACGACGAACGGATCGCGCTGCGGAAGGACGCGCTCGTCTTCAAAGAAGGGTACCAGCTGATGGATTATTTTTTGAAGAAATGA
- a CDS encoding homoserine dehydrogenase has translation MSSKKSINVGIIGFGTVGTGTARILIENAEVIKKRLGAPVVLKKISDLDIKRDRGIRLGEVKLTTSAQEIVSDPDIDIVVELIGGYKPAREFMLEAIRNKKHVVTANKALLAVHGEEIYAAAEKSGVTLGFEASVAGGIPILAAIRNGLAANNLRSIYGIVNGTCNYILTLMTNEGRKFEEVLKEAQSMGYAEADPTFDIEGIDSAHKLAVLTMLAYGTPVKFEDIYTEGISKITPLDIDFAKELGCKIKLLAITKMVNGEVEARVHPTMLPESYPIATVDGVFNALSVVGDAVGSTMFYGRGAGDMPTGSAVVSDIIDIGRDILAGCVNRSPVAAFRDRAPLRIRKMEDITSCYYLRFSAMDRPGVLSRISGVLGRNNISISSVIQKGRGAAAAVPLVMMSHEAVERDVRKALDEINTMDCVAGPTLVIRVEESSQG, from the coding sequence ATGTCATCCAAGAAATCAATCAATGTGGGCATTATTGGCTTTGGCACGGTCGGGACGGGAACGGCGCGCATCCTGATCGAGAACGCTGAAGTCATCAAGAAGAGGCTTGGCGCTCCGGTCGTCCTGAAGAAGATATCGGACCTCGACATCAAGCGCGACCGCGGTATCAGGCTTGGTGAGGTGAAGCTCACGACCAGTGCGCAGGAGATCGTAAGTGATCCTGACATCGATATCGTGGTGGAGCTCATCGGAGGGTATAAGCCTGCGAGGGAGTTCATGCTCGAGGCGATCAGGAACAAAAAACATGTGGTGACCGCGAACAAGGCGCTGCTCGCCGTGCACGGTGAAGAGATCTATGCTGCCGCAGAGAAGTCCGGAGTCACCCTGGGATTCGAAGCGTCCGTCGCAGGCGGCATCCCGATCCTCGCCGCCATCAGGAACGGCCTTGCGGCGAACAACCTAAGGTCCATTTACGGCATTGTGAACGGTACCTGCAATTACATCCTGACGCTCATGACGAACGAAGGCAGGAAGTTCGAGGAGGTCCTGAAGGAGGCCCAGTCCATGGGCTATGCCGAGGCGGACCCGACCTTCGACATCGAGGGGATCGATTCGGCGCACAAACTTGCCGTCCTGACCATGCTTGCCTATGGCACACCGGTGAAGTTCGAGGACATCTATACCGAGGGCATATCCAAGATCACGCCACTGGACATCGATTTCGCGAAGGAACTGGGGTGCAAGATCAAACTGCTGGCGATCACGAAAATGGTGAACGGTGAAGTGGAGGCGAGGGTGCATCCGACCATGCTGCCCGAGTCCTATCCGATCGCGACGGTGGACGGAGTGTTCAACGCGCTTTCGGTCGTTGGCGACGCCGTTGGCTCCACCATGTTCTACGGAAGGGGGGCCGGCGACATGCCGACGGGAAGCGCCGTGGTGAGCGATATCATCGATATCGGTCGGGACATCCTCGCCGGCTGCGTAAACAGGTCCCCGGTCGCGGCCTTCCGGGACCGCGCACCGCTCAGGATCAGAAAGATGGAGGACATCACGTCCTGTTACTATCTCCGCTTTTCGGCCATGGACAGGCCGGGCGTTCTTTCGCGGATCTCCGGAGTGCTCGGCAGGAACAATATCAGCATCTCGTCCGTGATCCAGAAGGGGCGGGGCGCTGCCGCGGCAGTGCCGCTGGTCATGATGAGCCATGAGGCGGTCGAGCGTGATGTGCGGAAAGCGCTTGATGAGATCAATACCATGGATTGTGTGGCCGGTCCGACCCTTGTCATCAGGGTCGAAGAAAGCAGCCAGGGGTAG
- a CDS encoding MoaD/ThiS family protein encodes MAIKVRIPTPLQKITNGKAEVECSAKNIAELVDALERDYPGMKERLSEGGKIRRFINIYVNEEDIRFVNREETALKDGDDISIVPAIAGGK; translated from the coding sequence ATGGCTATTAAGGTTAGGATCCCGACGCCGTTGCAGAAGATCACGAACGGCAAGGCCGAAGTGGAATGCAGTGCGAAGAACATTGCGGAACTCGTGGACGCTCTCGAAAGGGACTACCCGGGAATGAAGGAGCGGCTGTCCGAGGGCGGAAAGATACGGCGGTTCATCAACATCTATGTGAATGAAGAGGACATCCGTTTTGTGAACAGGGAGGAGACCGCCCTCAAGGACGGAGACGACATATCGATCGTACCGGCCATAGCGGGAGGGAAGTAA
- a CDS encoding NIL domain-containing protein translates to MATKRVKLTFPQDLIKEPVIFTMARKFDIMPNIRRAKVTESVGEVVLELEGTEKKLEEGIAYLKERGVAVETTEGDVPGA, encoded by the coding sequence ATGGCTACAAAGAGAGTCAAATTGACATTTCCTCAGGACCTGATCAAGGAGCCGGTGATCTTCACCATGGCCAGAAAATTCGACATCATGCCGAATATCAGGCGCGCCAAGGTAACCGAGTCGGTTGGTGAAGTGGTGCTGGAGCTTGAGGGCACGGAAAAGAAACTCGAGGAAGGGATTGCGTACCTGAAGGAGCGGGGCGTAGCTGTCGAAACCACGGAAGGGGACGTCCCAGGCGCGTGA
- a CDS encoding sulfurtransferase TusA family protein, whose product MAEEFKPDKILDIKGQVCPYTFVRSKLTIEKMNLGEVLEIVTDHKPASENVPKSMENEGQKVLKVDQTAEKEWHIFVRKEKEKKKG is encoded by the coding sequence ATGGCCGAAGAATTCAAGCCAGATAAGATCCTCGATATCAAGGGCCAGGTCTGCCCCTATACGTTTGTGCGTTCCAAGCTGACCATTGAAAAAATGAACCTTGGCGAGGTGCTCGAGATCGTCACCGACCACAAACCTGCATCCGAAAACGTACCGAAGAGCATGGAGAACGAGGGACAGAAGGTTCTGAAGGTCGATCAGACTGCGGAAAAAGAGTGGCATATCTTTGTTCGAAAAGAGAAAGAGAAGAAAAAAGGATAA
- a CDS encoding acetylornithine transaminase: MITDDVLAESQQYLMNTYGRQPLVLVKGRGAKVYDSDGREYLDFVSGVAVNNLGHCHPRVVVALQKQAQRLMHVSNHYHNEPQINLAKALVRNSFADKAFFCNSGTEAVEAAIKLARRYSREVLKQDRYEIVTMAGSFHGRTMGSLSATAQTKIHKTFEPLLEGFQYVPFNDLTAAEKAVNERTCAILVEPLQGEGGVNIPEPGYLGGLRELCNRHSILLVLDEVQTGMGRTGRLFAYEHTGIQPDVAALAKGLGAGMAIGALIATNRAAQAFTPGSHGSTFGGNPLACAAALASLEALLEDNIIIPAVEHLGRHFRERLAGLRQKYAFIKDVRGMGLLIGMELDFEGKDVVSACLKEGFLINCTMDTVLRFMPPLIITEEEIDSLIDTLDRIFSKR, translated from the coding sequence ATGATCACCGACGACGTTCTTGCAGAGTCTCAACAATATCTGATGAACACCTATGGACGGCAGCCGCTCGTGCTCGTGAAGGGCCGCGGTGCCAAGGTCTACGACTCCGACGGCAGAGAGTACCTTGATTTTGTGTCCGGTGTCGCCGTGAATAATCTCGGCCACTGCCATCCCCGCGTTGTCGTTGCGCTCCAAAAGCAGGCGCAGCGCCTCATGCACGTCTCGAATCACTATCATAACGAACCGCAGATCAACCTGGCAAAGGCGCTGGTCCGGAATTCCTTCGCCGATAAGGCTTTTTTCTGCAACTCAGGGACCGAGGCGGTTGAAGCGGCCATCAAGCTGGCGCGCAGGTACAGCCGCGAGGTGCTGAAACAGGACCGTTACGAGATCGTTACCATGGCAGGTTCCTTTCATGGCCGGACCATGGGATCGCTCTCTGCTACAGCACAGACGAAGATCCATAAAACCTTTGAGCCCCTCCTGGAGGGGTTCCAGTACGTGCCGTTCAATGACCTCACTGCCGCTGAGAAGGCGGTGAACGAACGTACCTGCGCCATTCTCGTGGAGCCGCTTCAGGGGGAGGGCGGCGTTAACATCCCGGAGCCTGGATATTTAGGAGGGCTTCGTGAACTCTGCAACCGGCACAGCATCCTTTTGGTGCTCGACGAGGTCCAGACCGGTATGGGCAGAACTGGCCGCCTTTTCGCATACGAACATACCGGAATTCAGCCCGACGTCGCGGCTCTCGCGAAGGGGCTTGGAGCTGGTATGGCCATCGGCGCGCTGATCGCTACAAACCGGGCTGCGCAGGCTTTTACTCCCGGTTCCCACGGTTCCACCTTCGGAGGTAACCCGCTTGCCTGCGCGGCAGCCCTGGCGTCCCTGGAAGCCCTGCTCGAGGACAACATCATCATTCCTGCCGTGGAGCATCTGGGAAGGCATTTCCGGGAACGGCTTGCAGGGCTCCGGCAGAAATACGCCTTCATCAAAGACGTGCGCGGAATGGGCTTGCTCATCGGCATGGAGCTGGACTTCGAGGGGAAGGACGTTGTCAGCGCCTGCCTCAAGGAGGGCTTCCTGATCAATTGCACGATGGACACCGTGCTCCGGTTCATGCCGCCGCTCATCATAACCGAAGAAGAGATCGACAGCCTGATCGACACGCTGGACCGGATTTTTTCGAAACGCTGA
- a CDS encoding aminotransferase class I/II-fold pyridoxal phosphate-dependent enzyme: MPDRYARIKRLPPYVFGIVNAMKIEARKRGEDVIDLGMGNPDQPTPRHIVDKLVEAAQNPRNHRYSASRGITKLRTAICDRYRRNYGVELDPETEAVVTIGSKEGLSHLALAVIEPGDVVLTTTPAYPIHPYSVIIAGGEVRSIPLRKEGDFLADMQEAFKNTWPRPKMLIINFPNNPTTAVVDVAFFQKIADFARENDIIVVHDLAYADLNFDGYRAPSFLQAKGAKDVGVEFYSLTKSFNMAGWRVGFCVGNREVVGALIKIKSYLDYGMFQPIQIASIIALNGPQKCVKQTSDMYQSRRNALIEGLGKSGWGIEKPKATMFVWAEIPEPFRKKGSLEFCKHLIREAKVAVSPGIGFGEYGDHYVRFALIENEQRLRQAARGIRKALQK, translated from the coding sequence ATGCCTGATCGCTATGCCCGGATCAAGAGGCTGCCGCCCTATGTCTTCGGAATCGTGAACGCCATGAAGATTGAGGCGCGCAAGCGCGGCGAGGACGTTATCGACCTGGGCATGGGCAATCCCGACCAGCCTACGCCTCGGCACATCGTGGACAAACTTGTCGAGGCCGCACAGAATCCCAGGAACCATCGCTATTCAGCGTCCAGGGGCATAACAAAGCTTCGTACCGCCATCTGCGACCGGTATCGGAGGAACTACGGCGTTGAGCTTGATCCCGAAACCGAGGCCGTGGTCACGATCGGATCCAAGGAGGGGCTGTCCCACCTTGCACTTGCCGTAATCGAGCCCGGGGACGTGGTTCTCACGACCACACCGGCCTATCCGATCCATCCCTACAGCGTCATCATCGCGGGCGGCGAGGTGCGTTCGATTCCCCTCAGGAAGGAAGGAGACTTCCTTGCCGACATGCAGGAGGCCTTCAAGAACACGTGGCCGCGGCCAAAGATGCTGATCATCAACTTCCCGAACAACCCGACCACCGCCGTCGTGGATGTCGCGTTCTTTCAGAAGATCGCCGACTTTGCCCGGGAGAACGACATCATTGTCGTCCATGATCTCGCCTATGCCGATCTGAACTTCGACGGGTACCGGGCGCCGAGCTTTCTGCAGGCTAAAGGTGCGAAGGATGTAGGCGTGGAGTTTTACAGCCTGACGAAAAGCTTCAACATGGCCGGCTGGCGTGTCGGCTTCTGCGTCGGGAACAGGGAGGTCGTCGGCGCGCTCATCAAGATAAAGAGCTATCTTGACTACGGTATGTTCCAGCCGATCCAGATCGCCTCGATCATTGCCCTGAATGGTCCGCAGAAGTGCGTCAAGCAGACCTCCGACATGTACCAGTCGCGGAGGAACGCGCTCATCGAAGGCCTCGGAAAGTCCGGCTGGGGCATAGAAAAGCCGAAGGCAACCATGTTTGTCTGGGCCGAGATCCCCGAGCCCTTCAGGAAGAAGGGTTCCCTGGAGTTCTGCAAACATTTGATCAGGGAAGCGAAGGTCGCGGTCTCTCCTGGCATCGGTTTCGGCGAATACGGCGATCACTATGTGCGCTTCGCCCTCATTGAGAACGAGCAGCGGCTGCGCCAGGCTGCCAGGGGCATCAGGAAGGCGCTGCAGAAATAA
- a CDS encoding FlgT C-terminal domain-containing protein, which yields MLEKVLEEQKMHASGLVDESGSSKLGRVLGAKVVITGSVMQFQNLMEVNARIIEVEGSSIVAAENVKSTSAAKLEDLVVQMADKIIGDFPLEGYIVQRDGNKTLIDLGKRAGVKPGMQFIVHQEGRIIKHPKTGEVLDIERNETGTIEVSVVKAKTADATILKENEDNPIAAGQMVKSSIDLAPSAEPKKVDFERPAPAAADGGLGSQLAAVNAQIEELRRQKINNDSGWKNRYKEIDRTLSALEKRNKKAADVFLSRARLLEAVDKLDNAEKFIHKALSAQRHYPEAYELKGDLYLWDAAKPKPSYNKNKALKRALEGYGDAAKYAPNADFQAEMYLSR from the coding sequence TTGCTGGAAAAGGTCCTGGAGGAGCAAAAGATGCACGCTTCGGGTCTCGTGGACGAGAGCGGCTCCTCGAAGCTCGGCAGGGTCTTGGGCGCGAAGGTTGTGATCACCGGATCGGTGATGCAGTTCCAGAACCTGATGGAGGTGAATGCCAGGATCATCGAGGTGGAGGGCAGCTCGATCGTGGCGGCGGAGAACGTGAAAAGCACGAGCGCGGCCAAGCTGGAGGACCTGGTGGTCCAGATGGCGGACAAGATCATCGGGGACTTCCCTCTGGAGGGATATATCGTCCAGCGTGACGGGAACAAGACCCTGATCGACCTCGGCAAGCGGGCAGGCGTCAAACCGGGCATGCAGTTCATCGTCCACCAGGAGGGCCGGATCATCAAGCATCCGAAGACCGGCGAAGTTCTTGACATCGAACGCAACGAGACCGGAACGATCGAGGTTTCGGTTGTGAAGGCGAAGACCGCTGATGCGACGATCCTGAAGGAGAACGAGGACAATCCAATCGCTGCGGGACAGATGGTCAAGAGCAGCATTGATCTTGCTCCCTCCGCAGAACCGAAAAAGGTAGACTTTGAACGCCCCGCCCCGGCCGCTGCCGACGGCGGCCTCGGTTCCCAACTGGCCGCGGTTAACGCCCAGATCGAGGAACTGCGCCGTCAGAAGATCAACAACGACAGCGGCTGGAAGAACAGGTATAAGGAGATCGACCGCACTCTGTCGGCCCTGGAAAAGCGGAACAAGAAGGCAGCCGATGTCTTTCTTTCTCGGGCCAGGCTGCTGGAGGCCGTAGACAAGCTGGACAATGCGGAGAAATTCATCCACAAGGCGCTTTCCGCACAGCGTCATTACCCCGAAGCATACGAATTGAAGGGCGATCTGTATTTGTGGGACGCCGCGAAACCCAAACCCTCCTACAATAAGAACAAGGCGCTCAAGCGGGCGCTCGAGGGCTATGGGGACGCTGCAAAGTACGCTCCGAACGCGGACTTCCAGGCGGAGATGTACCTCTCAAGATAG
- a CDS encoding M67 family metallopeptidase produces the protein MLKINKSDLQVIVEHCLAGYPNEACGMLGGRNGSVEKVYPMRNAKPGPDYYEMDPEEQFRVMKNIRDSGLEMIGLFHSHPTGQAYPSSVDVEQAYWPGTQLPNYPDAIYVILSLMDRSKPVARGFSIEEGKVAEVTVTVL, from the coding sequence ATGCTGAAAATAAATAAAAGCGACCTTCAGGTCATCGTGGAACACTGCCTTGCCGGCTACCCGAACGAAGCCTGCGGCATGTTGGGTGGCAGGAATGGAAGCGTGGAGAAGGTATATCCCATGAGGAACGCAAAGCCGGGTCCCGATTACTACGAAATGGACCCCGAGGAGCAGTTCCGCGTGATGAAGAACATCAGGGACAGCGGCCTCGAGATGATCGGCCTGTTCCATTCCCATCCAACCGGTCAGGCATATCCTTCCTCTGTTGATGTGGAGCAGGCCTACTGGCCCGGAACGCAGCTCCCGAACTACCCCGACGCGATCTACGTCATTCTGTCCCTGATGGACCGCTCCAAACCGGTGGCACGGGGTTTTTCCATAGAAGAAGGCAAGGTAGCAGAAGTAACGGTGACGGTGCTGTAA
- a CDS encoding aspartate kinase: MLIVQKYGGTSVGNPERIRNVARRVVRTKEEGHDVVVVVSAMSGETDKLINLANQVSENPDPREMDMLVSTGERVTIALLAMAIQSLGHKAQSFTGRQAGIISDSVHTRARIEKITGERLRCAVREGKIAVVAGFQGITEKDDVSTLGRGGSDLSAVAVAAALKADVCDIYTDVDGVYTTDPNMVPQARKLDKISYDEMLELASLGAKVLQTRSVEFAKKYNVPVRVLSSFNDNPGTLVTKEDADMEKVVVSGVAYDKNQVKVTVQGVPDKPGVAANIFNTISDNNVVVDMIIQNIGEGGLTDMSFTVPRTDAKKILEVMKKVVAEIGAKNVNIKEDIAKISIVGVGMRSHSGVAAKMFSAMAKEGINIMMISTSEIKISCVIDAKYTELAVRVLHDAFEMDKAA; encoded by the coding sequence GTGCTCATAGTTCAGAAATACGGCGGTACGTCCGTTGGGAATCCCGAACGTATCAGGAACGTGGCGAGACGGGTTGTACGGACCAAAGAGGAGGGTCATGACGTCGTGGTGGTCGTATCTGCCATGAGCGGGGAAACGGACAAGCTTATCAACCTGGCCAACCAGGTGAGCGAGAATCCCGATCCCCGGGAAATGGACATGCTCGTATCCACAGGGGAGCGGGTCACCATCGCGCTGCTCGCCATGGCGATCCAGTCTCTCGGGCACAAGGCGCAGTCCTTCACGGGCCGGCAGGCCGGGATCATCTCGGACAGCGTCCATACCCGGGCTCGCATTGAGAAAATCACCGGAGAACGGCTGCGGTGTGCCGTCAGGGAAGGCAAGATCGCCGTGGTTGCGGGCTTTCAGGGCATCACGGAAAAGGATGATGTCAGCACGCTCGGCCGCGGGGGGTCGGACCTCTCTGCCGTGGCCGTTGCCGCGGCGCTGAAGGCAGACGTCTGCGATATCTACACCGACGTTGACGGCGTCTATACGACGGACCCCAACATGGTCCCGCAGGCGCGAAAGCTCGACAAGATATCCTATGACGAGATGCTCGAACTGGCGAGCCTCGGGGCCAAAGTGCTCCAGACCCGGTCCGTCGAGTTCGCGAAAAAATACAATGTACCGGTGCGGGTGCTCTCGAGCTTCAACGACAACCCGGGTACCCTGGTGACCAAGGAGGATGCAGATATGGAGAAGGTGGTCGTGTCCGGCGTGGCATATGACAAGAATCAGGTGAAGGTGACGGTCCAGGGTGTGCCGGACAAGCCGGGCGTTGCAGCGAATATCTTCAATACCATTTCGGACAACAACGTGGTGGTTGATATGATCATTCAGAACATCGGCGAGGGCGGCCTCACGGACATGTCATTCACGGTGCCGAGGACCGATGCCAAGAAGATTCTGGAGGTCATGAAGAAGGTCGTGGCCGAGATCGGCGCGAAAAATGTGAACATCAAGGAAGATATTGCCAAGATATCGATCGTCGGCGTGGGCATGCGCTCTCACTCCGGTGTGGCGGCGAAGATGTTCTCGGCAATGGCCAAGGAAGGCATCAACATCATGATGATCAGCACGTCGGAGATCAAGATTTCCTGCGTGATCGATGCGAAGTATACGGAGCTTGCCGTCCGGGTGCTGCACGACGCTTTTGAGATGGACAAAGCTGCGTGA